In one window of Opitutus sp. GAS368 DNA:
- a CDS encoding sugar transferase: protein MIPTNPNLMMIERRCLAAASPWGRAVLALHVALERRLWRVLMAGDELGKRAFDAAASCAALVLISPLWALIALLIKLEDGGPVIFAQTRVGKHGREFKMYKFRSMRPDAEQRLRELLAKNQHRDGVTFKIKDDPRITRVGRWLRKFSFDELPQFYNVLIGDMSIVGPRPPVPREVALYSLADRRRLAIKPGITCIWQISGRAQIDFHGQVELDVRYIETRTFWSDLRIILKTVPAVLSGTGAY from the coding sequence ATGATCCCGACCAACCCAAACCTCATGATGATCGAACGCCGCTGCCTCGCCGCCGCCAGCCCCTGGGGCCGCGCGGTCCTGGCCCTGCATGTCGCCCTCGAGCGCCGGTTGTGGCGCGTGCTTATGGCCGGCGACGAACTCGGCAAGCGGGCCTTCGACGCCGCCGCCAGTTGCGCGGCGCTCGTCCTGATCAGCCCGCTGTGGGCCCTGATCGCCCTGTTGATCAAGCTGGAGGATGGCGGCCCCGTCATCTTCGCCCAGACGCGCGTCGGCAAGCACGGCCGCGAGTTCAAGATGTATAAGTTCCGCTCGATGCGGCCCGACGCCGAGCAACGCCTGCGCGAGCTGCTGGCCAAGAACCAGCACCGGGACGGCGTGACCTTCAAGATCAAGGACGATCCCCGCATCACCCGCGTCGGCCGCTGGCTGCGGAAGTTCTCCTTCGACGAGCTGCCGCAGTTCTACAACGTGCTGATCGGCGACATGTCCATCGTCGGCCCGCGCCCGCCGGTGCCCCGCGAGGTGGCGCTCTACTCGCTGGCCGACCGCCGCCGGCTGGCGATCAAGCCCGGCATCACGTGCATCTGGCAGATTTCCGGCCGGGCCCAGATCGACTTCCACGGCCAGGTCGAGCTGGACGTCCGCTACATCGAAACGCGCACTTTCTGGAGCGACCTGCGCATCATCCTCAAGACCGTGCCCGCGGTCCTCTCGGGCACCGGGGCCTATTGA